The Chelonoidis abingdonii isolate Lonesome George chromosome 9, CheloAbing_2.0, whole genome shotgun sequence genome has a segment encoding these proteins:
- the NME4 gene encoding nucleoside diphosphate kinase, mitochondrial isoform X1 — MGFFQRCVARSLLQGQRSLGGPAPGSERLKPEAPATRSLGPGSRRPYSAGIPGIQERTLVAVKPDGVQRRLVGDVIKRFERRGFKLVGMKLLQANEGLLAEHYHELRRKPFYPALIHYMTSGPVVAMVWEGYNVVRTSRAMVGDTDSAEAKPGTIRGDFSIHVSRNVVHASDSVETAQREISLWFHSNELVEWDCCDYSNTYQL, encoded by the exons ATGGGCTTCTTCCAGCGCTGCGTGGCCAGGAGCCTCCTGCAGGGCCAGCGGAGTCTGGGCGGCCCCGCGCCGGGCTCAGAGCGCCTCAAGCCGGAGGCGCCAGCAACTCGCTCGCTGGGGCCTGGCTCCAGGCGCCCCTACAGCGCCG GGATCCCGGGGATCCAGGAGCGGACACTGGTGGCAGTGAAGCCAGACGGAGTGCAGAGGAGGCTGGTTGGTGACGTGATCAAGCGCTTTGAGAGGCGCGGATTCAAGCTAGTTGGCATGAAGCTGCTCCAG GCTAATGAGGGGCTCTTGGCAGAACATTACCATGAGCTGCGGAGGAAGCCCTTCTACCCAGCACTGATCCATTACATGACCTCAGGCCCAGTGGTTGCCATG GTATGGGAAGGTTACAACGTGGTCAGGACTTCCAGGGCCATGGTAGGAGATACTGACTCCGCTGAAGCCAAGCCTGGGACGATCCGAGGAGATTTCAGCATCCACGTCAGCAG GAACGTCGTTCACGCCAGTGATTCAGTGGAGACAGCCCAGAGGGAGATCAGTTTGTGGTTTCACAGCAACGAGTTGGTGGAGTGGGACTGCTGTGACTACAGTAACACTTATCAGCTCTGA
- the NME4 gene encoding nucleoside diphosphate kinase, mitochondrial isoform X2, with product MGFFQRCVARSLLQGQRSLGGPAPGSERLKPEAPATRSLGPGSRRPYSAGIPGIQERTLVAVKPDGVQRRLVGDVIKRFERRGFKLVGMKLLQVWEGYNVVRTSRAMVGDTDSAEAKPGTIRGDFSIHVSRNVVHASDSVETAQREISLWFHSNELVEWDCCDYSNTYQL from the exons ATGGGCTTCTTCCAGCGCTGCGTGGCCAGGAGCCTCCTGCAGGGCCAGCGGAGTCTGGGCGGCCCCGCGCCGGGCTCAGAGCGCCTCAAGCCGGAGGCGCCAGCAACTCGCTCGCTGGGGCCTGGCTCCAGGCGCCCCTACAGCGCCG GGATCCCGGGGATCCAGGAGCGGACACTGGTGGCAGTGAAGCCAGACGGAGTGCAGAGGAGGCTGGTTGGTGACGTGATCAAGCGCTTTGAGAGGCGCGGATTCAAGCTAGTTGGCATGAAGCTGCTCCAG GTATGGGAAGGTTACAACGTGGTCAGGACTTCCAGGGCCATGGTAGGAGATACTGACTCCGCTGAAGCCAAGCCTGGGACGATCCGAGGAGATTTCAGCATCCACGTCAGCAG GAACGTCGTTCACGCCAGTGATTCAGTGGAGACAGCCCAGAGGGAGATCAGTTTGTGGTTTCACAGCAACGAGTTGGTGGAGTGGGACTGCTGTGACTACAGTAACACTTATCAGCTCTGA